In the Chloroflexota bacterium genome, one interval contains:
- a CDS encoding heme A synthase, with the protein MLPTSRAFRLFSLWTAVITFVLIVIGGVVRVTGSGDACPDWPLCYGSVIPPFELRVWIEWTHRLTNTLVAPSILILAIWTTLRYRAQTLILRSAWLAAVLLVVQIVLGGLVVIFGLPAALVGIHLANALLIWSAILLVVLSVYRPWVGVAPQSNPRLRRLILASAVAVYILLFSGTVVTGTQSNIACLGWPLCSDSLLPQNVNQLVNISHRYIAAALGILLIYTLVQTLRASRSLPPLRLAVQWAIGLFFGQIVIGAINVLSLFTPFWNALHLLMAAAVWGGMFVLVVIAWQCLGDQPATGAARSGVNFGQPVSPSAPGR; encoded by the coding sequence ATGCTTCCAACATCCCGGGCCTTCCGCCTGTTCAGCCTCTGGACCGCCGTCATCACCTTTGTGCTGATCGTGATCGGCGGTGTCGTGCGCGTCACCGGTTCGGGCGACGCCTGCCCCGACTGGCCGCTCTGCTATGGCAGCGTCATCCCGCCGTTCGAGCTGCGCGTCTGGATCGAGTGGACGCACCGCCTGACCAACACGCTCGTCGCGCCGTCGATTCTCATCCTGGCGATCTGGACGACGCTGCGCTACCGCGCCCAGACGCTGATCCTGCGCAGCGCCTGGCTGGCCGCCGTGCTGCTGGTCGTGCAGATTGTGCTGGGCGGCCTGGTCGTCATCTTCGGCCTGCCCGCCGCGCTGGTCGGCATTCACCTGGCCAACGCCTTGCTGATCTGGTCGGCGATCCTGCTGGTCGTGCTCTCGGTCTACCGCCCGTGGGTGGGCGTCGCACCGCAGTCTAACCCGCGCCTGCGCCGCCTGATTCTCGCCAGCGCCGTCGCCGTGTACATCCTGCTGTTCAGTGGCACCGTCGTCACCGGCACGCAGTCCAACATCGCGTGCCTGGGCTGGCCGCTGTGCAGCGATAGCCTGTTGCCGCAAAACGTGAATCAGCTCGTCAATATTTCGCATCGCTACATCGCGGCCGCGTTGGGCATCCTGCTCATCTACACGCTGGTGCAGACTTTGCGTGCCAGCCGCAGCCTGCCGCCGCTGCGCCTCGCCGTGCAGTGGGCCATCGGCCTGTTCTTCGGGCAGATCGTCATCGGCGCGATCAATGTCCTGTCCCTGTTTACCCCGTTCTGGAACGCTTTGCACCTGCTCATGGCCGCCGCCGTCTGGGGCGGCATGTTCGTGCTGGTCGTCATCGCCTGGCAGTGCCTGGGCGATCAACCCGCAACGGGCGCCGCGCGTTCGGGAGTCAATTTTGGTC
- a CDS encoding cytochrome c oxidase assembly protein, which translates to MFWNFEPTILLGLGILIAVYVLATTEWRDRFPGSSPLSRRRIAFFAVAIGAAAVALLSPLDELSDKYLLMAHMVQHLLLTLIMAPALLLAIPGWMLRPLLRVPLVLPVLRVLTSAIAAYLIFNGVFAGWHEPALYDGALKSPPFHILEHLLFMATALLAWWPVCSPLPELPRLPYPAQILYLFFLSIVPTILGAFITFAPGVLYETYAAAPRIADVSALEDQQIAGLIMWLPGAFIYLGALTVVFFVWFEGKEKAGEIR; encoded by the coding sequence ATGTTCTGGAACTTCGAACCAACTATTCTGCTGGGTCTCGGCATCCTGATTGCCGTGTACGTCCTGGCTACGACGGAGTGGCGCGACCGTTTCCCCGGATCGTCGCCGCTATCGCGCCGCCGGATCGCCTTCTTCGCGGTGGCGATTGGCGCGGCGGCGGTTGCGCTGCTCTCGCCGCTCGACGAGCTCTCGGATAAATACCTGCTGATGGCGCACATGGTCCAGCACCTGCTGCTCACGCTGATCATGGCGCCGGCTTTGCTGCTCGCCATCCCCGGCTGGATGCTGCGCCCGCTGCTGCGCGTGCCGCTGGTGCTGCCCGTCCTGCGCGTGCTGACCAGCGCGATCGCCGCCTACCTCATCTTCAATGGCGTGTTTGCCGGCTGGCATGAGCCAGCCCTGTACGACGGCGCGCTCAAGTCGCCGCCGTTCCATATCCTGGAGCACCTGCTTTTCATGGCGACCGCACTACTGGCCTGGTGGCCGGTCTGCAGCCCGCTCCCGGAACTGCCGCGCCTGCCGTATCCGGCGCAGATCCTGTACCTGTTCTTCCTGTCGATCGTTCCCACCATCCTCGGCGCGTTCATCACCTTTGCGCCGGGCGTGCTGTACGAAACCTATGCCGCCGCGCCGCGCATCGCCGATGTGTCGGCGCTGGAAGACCAGCAGATCGCCGGGCTGATCATGTGGCTGCCGGGCGCCTTCATTTACCTGGGGGCGCTGACCGTCGTGTTTTTCGTCTGGTTCGAGGGAAAGGAAAAAGCGGGCGAAATCCGCTAG
- a CDS encoding cytochrome C oxidase subunit IV family protein, with amino-acid sequence MEPHSNAPDRTRLYVVTFVILGVMTFIEFAIGGIPFVPGLEPGLFAIIGLPLLKLPALILFATGKAVLVAGVYMHLRFDSPAFRNLLLAGLLCALLLIGAFTFVLNINWAT; translated from the coding sequence ATGGAACCGCATTCAAACGCGCCGGATCGCACCCGGCTCTATGTCGTGACCTTCGTGATTCTGGGCGTCATGACGTTTATCGAATTCGCCATCGGCGGCATCCCGTTTGTTCCGGGCTTGGAGCCGGGCCTGTTTGCGATCATCGGCTTGCCGCTGCTCAAGCTGCCCGCCCTGATTCTGTTTGCAACCGGCAAGGCGGTGCTGGTGGCCGGGGTGTATATGCACCTGCGCTTCGACAGCCCGGCCTTCCGCAACCTGCTGCTGGCCGGCCTGCTCTGCGCGCTGCTGCTGATCGGCGCGTTCACGTTCGTGCTGAACATCAACTGGGCCACGTAG
- a CDS encoding heme-copper oxidase subunit III, with amino-acid sequence MENSTPSNHSVGSLGVDSKKLGMWTFMGSEVMLFASLIATYLTFRGKDTVNPPFAHELLNHPDSAFIVAVNTLVLLCSSLTMVLALDGAERGNRRKFFTFILATAALGSLFLGVQINEYAGLIREGLSLSANQFGASFFVLTGFHGMHVAIGVFLLLYAAFRGKVQGFTREFPLAVEIIGLYWHFVDLVWVVIFMIVYLLK; translated from the coding sequence ATGGAGAATAGCACCCCTTCCAACCATTCCGTCGGCAGTCTCGGCGTGGACAGCAAAAAGCTCGGCATGTGGACCTTCATGGGCTCCGAGGTCATGCTGTTCGCGTCGCTGATCGCGACCTACCTGACGTTCCGCGGCAAGGACACCGTCAACCCGCCGTTCGCCCATGAACTGCTCAACCATCCCGACTCGGCGTTCATTGTCGCCGTTAACACACTCGTCCTGCTCTGCAGCTCGCTGACGATGGTGCTGGCGCTGGACGGCGCGGAACGCGGCAATCGCCGCAAGTTCTTCACGTTCATCCTGGCCACCGCCGCGCTCGGCAGCCTCTTCCTCGGCGTTCAGATCAACGAGTATGCCGGTCTGATCCGGGAGGGCCTGTCGTTGAGCGCCAACCAGTTTGGCGCCTCGTTCTTCGTGCTGACCGGCTTCCACGGCATGCACGTCGCCATCGGCGTCTTCCTGCTGCTGTATGCCGCCTTCCGCGGCAAGGTTCAGGGCTTCACCAGGGAGTTCCCGCTGGCCGTCGAGATCATCGGCCTGTACTGGCACTTCGTGGACCTCGTCTGGGTCGTCATCTTCATGATCGTCTATCTGCTGAAGTAG
- the ctaD gene encoding cytochrome c oxidase subunit I has protein sequence MAAHVGTLPRTRKKPEGLTGFLITVIDYMTTVDHKRIGVMYLGASFVFLLVGGLEALLIRTQLGASNLKLIAPDLYNQLFTMHGTTMVFMAVMPFNAGFGNYFLPIMVGARDMAYPRLNALSLWTFLFGGLFMYASFLLGGAPNAGWFSYAPLTESNYSVTHGMDFWVLGLQMLGVSSTLGAINFIVTALNLRAPGMRINRMPLFVWMTVVTSFLLVLSLPSVSIAMILLLFDRNLGTNFYIAKMGGDPLLWQHLFWFFGHPEVYVMILPAMGIISEVLPTFARKPIFGYSFVAYSGIAIGFLGFTVWAHHMFAVGMPPIVNAAFSLGSMLIGVPTGVKIFNWIGTLWGGNIRYSTAMLFAIGFIGMFVIGGIGGVFLGSPPVDYQITDTYFVVGHLHYVLVGGALVGIMSGFYYWFPKMTGRLLSEALGKTHFVLWTTGITLTFLPMHLLGILGMPRRIYTYYGDMGWDTWNLIQTFGAYLIGAGALLFLFNVLKSLRSGEVAGNDPWDGATLEWATSSPPPAYNFATTPIVGSRRPYWDHKHGGQGDSGAALEMGAPEHIHLPSPSIWPMVLAFGVMVAMTGMLYMKDLAESWAIGDMSVNPVVVLLGVVIVLFAAMNWQNEVSAGK, from the coding sequence ATGGCCGCACACGTGGGCACGTTGCCCCGAACCCGCAAGAAGCCGGAAGGGCTGACCGGCTTCTTGATCACGGTCATCGACTATATGACGACCGTCGATCACAAGAGGATCGGCGTCATGTATCTTGGCGCCTCCTTCGTATTCCTGCTGGTCGGAGGTCTGGAGGCGCTGCTGATCCGCACGCAGTTGGGCGCGTCGAACCTCAAGCTCATTGCGCCTGACCTGTACAATCAGTTGTTCACCATGCACGGCACGACCATGGTCTTCATGGCCGTCATGCCGTTCAATGCCGGCTTCGGCAACTACTTCCTGCCGATCATGGTCGGCGCGCGCGACATGGCGTACCCGCGCTTGAACGCCCTTTCCTTGTGGACGTTTCTGTTCGGCGGCCTGTTCATGTACGCTTCGTTTCTGCTGGGCGGCGCGCCGAACGCCGGCTGGTTCTCGTACGCCCCGCTGACCGAGAGCAACTACTCGGTCACCCACGGCATGGATTTCTGGGTGCTCGGGCTGCAGATGCTCGGCGTCTCGTCCACCCTCGGCGCGATCAACTTCATCGTCACCGCGCTCAACCTGCGCGCGCCGGGCATGCGGATCAACCGCATGCCGCTGTTCGTCTGGATGACGGTCGTCACCTCGTTCCTGCTGGTCCTGTCCCTGCCGAGCGTCTCCATCGCAATGATCCTGCTGCTCTTCGATCGAAACCTCGGCACGAACTTCTACATCGCCAAGATGGGCGGCGATCCGCTGCTCTGGCAGCACCTGTTCTGGTTCTTCGGCCACCCCGAGGTGTATGTCATGATCTTGCCCGCCATGGGTATCATCTCCGAGGTCCTGCCGACCTTCGCGCGCAAGCCGATCTTCGGCTACTCGTTCGTCGCCTATTCCGGCATCGCTATCGGCTTCCTGGGCTTCACCGTGTGGGCGCACCATATGTTCGCGGTCGGCATGCCGCCCATCGTCAACGCCGCCTTCTCGCTCGGCAGCATGCTGATCGGCGTCCCGACGGGCGTCAAGATCTTCAACTGGATCGGCACGCTCTGGGGCGGCAACATCCGCTACAGCACGGCCATGCTGTTCGCCATCGGCTTCATCGGCATGTTCGTCATCGGCGGTATCGGCGGCGTCTTCCTCGGCTCGCCGCCGGTGGACTACCAGATCACCGACACCTACTTCGTCGTCGGCCACCTGCACTATGTGCTGGTCGGCGGCGCGCTGGTCGGCATCATGTCCGGCTTCTACTACTGGTTCCCGAAGATGACCGGCCGCCTGTTGAGCGAGGCGCTGGGCAAGACGCACTTCGTGCTGTGGACTACCGGCATCACGCTCACCTTCCTGCCGATGCACCTGCTCGGCATCCTGGGCATGCCGCGCCGCATTTATACTTATTACGGCGACATGGGCTGGGACACCTGGAACCTGATTCAGACGTTTGGCGCATACCTGATCGGCGCCGGCGCGCTGCTGTTCCTGTTCAATGTGCTGAAGAGCCTGCGCAGCGGCGAAGTCGCCGGCAACGATCCGTGGGATGGCGCCACGCTCGAATGGGCGACCTCGTCGCCGCCGCCGGCCTACAACTTCGCCACCACACCGATCGTTGGCAGCCGCCGCCCGTACTGGGACCATAAACACGGCGGGCAAGGCGACAGCGGAGCGGCGCTCGAAATGGGCGCGCCCGAGCATATCCACCTGCCATCGCCGTCGATCTGGCCGATGGTGCTGGCCTTCGGCGTCATGGTCGCCATGACCGGCATGTTGTATATGAAGGATCTGGCTGAGAGTTGGGCCATCGGTGACATGTCGGTGAACCCGGTCGTCGTCTTGCTGGGTGTAGTGATCGTGTTGTTCGCCGCCATGAACTGGCAGAACGAAGTCAGCGCCGGCAAATAA
- the coxB gene encoding cytochrome c oxidase subunit II has product MPFRRLNFLKPAALLAGGLLSLSACIPEIPQTTLAPKTSNATAIFNLFEPIFWTAVVVFFIVEALLFYSVFRFRSRDHSWGVPEQLHGNTSLEIGWTIIPAVILGVIFFLTLQTLTVVHNVPAAAASGPQVNVRVVGHQWWWEFQYPDYKTADGQIVSVGSDMHVPAGAVVNYTLESVDVIHSFWAPQLGGKMDLVPGHVNRFYFVAPKETGEFAGQCAEFCGAQHANMRFHVMVDKDFSAWIENQKKPAAAPATDKARQGAQLFATAGCLACHNAGGVAAVTEGKIGPNLTHLGSRTTIAGGSLPLTKDNLSRWLHNPDDVKPGNLMAGTMRQIVAGWGGNADANIDALVEYLTSLK; this is encoded by the coding sequence ATGCCTTTTCGCCGACTCAACTTTCTGAAGCCTGCCGCACTTCTGGCAGGCGGTTTGCTGTCACTATCCGCCTGCATACCCGAAATCCCGCAGACGACGCTGGCGCCGAAGACAAGCAATGCCACGGCGATCTTCAACCTGTTCGAGCCGATCTTCTGGACGGCGGTGGTGGTCTTCTTCATCGTCGAGGCGCTGCTTTTCTATTCGGTCTTCCGCTTCCGCTCGCGCGATCACTCCTGGGGTGTGCCGGAGCAGTTGCACGGCAACACGTCGCTCGAGATCGGCTGGACCATCATCCCGGCCGTCATCCTCGGCGTCATCTTCTTCCTGACCCTGCAGACGCTGACCGTCGTGCACAACGTGCCGGCGGCCGCCGCCAGCGGCCCGCAGGTGAACGTGCGCGTCGTCGGCCACCAGTGGTGGTGGGAGTTCCAGTACCCGGACTACAAGACCGCCGATGGCCAGATCGTCAGCGTCGGCAGCGACATGCACGTGCCGGCCGGCGCGGTCGTCAACTACACGCTCGAATCCGTCGATGTGATTCACAGCTTCTGGGCGCCGCAACTGGGCGGCAAGATGGACCTGGTGCCCGGCCATGTGAACCGCTTCTACTTCGTCGCGCCGAAGGAGACGGGCGAGTTTGCCGGGCAGTGCGCCGAGTTCTGCGGCGCGCAGCACGCCAACATGCGCTTCCACGTCATGGTGGACAAGGATTTCAGCGCCTGGATCGAGAATCAGAAGAAGCCCGCCGCCGCCCCGGCGACCGACAAGGCCAGGCAGGGCGCGCAGTTGTTCGCCACTGCGGGCTGTCTGGCCTGTCACAACGCGGGCGGTGTTGCAGCCGTCACCGAGGGCAAGATCGGCCCGAACCTGACGCACCTTGGCAGCCGCACCACCATCGCGGGCGGCAGCCTGCCGCTGACGAAAGACAACCTGTCGCGCTGGCTGCACAATCCGGACGATGTGAAGCCCGGTAATTTGATGGCCGGCACCATGCGCCAGATCGTCGCCGGCTGGGGCGGCAACGCCGACGCGAATATCGACGCGCTGGTCGAGTATCTGACGAGCTTGAAATAA
- a CDS encoding alpha-ketoacid dehydrogenase subunit beta — protein sequence MTWDQGIHKSVTTLHATGVAREMTYLEAVRDALQYEMRRDPRVLVIGEDVGIYGGAFKLTQGLFEEFGGERVIDTPMSEACLIGAAVGMAFMGLRPVVEMQFADFISTGFDTIVQFAATNHYRWGSAVPIVIRAPSGGGLRGGPFHSQNPEAWFAHVPGLKVVAAATPADARGLLISAIRDPNPVIFFEYKFLYRSLRGPVPDGEDGLVPLGSAAIVRRGADLSIITYGAMVSEALAASDTLAAEDWNVEVLDLRTLKPLDTEAVLESVRRTGKALIVHEANLTGGIGGEVAALISQHAFESLDGPITRLAAPDTPVPYTPPLEDAYRPNRQKIAEAARALLKY from the coding sequence ATGACCTGGGATCAGGGGATACACAAGTCCGTCACCACGCTGCATGCGACCGGCGTGGCGCGCGAAATGACGTACCTCGAGGCCGTGCGCGACGCGCTGCAGTACGAGATGCGGCGCGACCCGCGCGTGCTGGTCATCGGCGAGGACGTCGGCATCTATGGCGGCGCGTTTAAGCTGACTCAAGGGTTATTTGAGGAGTTCGGCGGCGAGCGCGTGATCGACACGCCGATGTCGGAGGCCTGCCTGATTGGCGCGGCGGTCGGGATGGCGTTCATGGGATTGCGGCCGGTGGTCGAAATGCAGTTTGCCGACTTCATCTCGACCGGCTTCGACACGATCGTGCAGTTCGCCGCCACGAACCACTACCGCTGGGGCTCGGCCGTGCCGATCGTCATCCGCGCGCCAAGCGGCGGCGGCCTGCGCGGCGGGCCGTTCCACTCACAGAACCCGGAAGCGTGGTTCGCACACGTGCCCGGCTTGAAGGTCGTCGCGGCAGCGACACCGGCCGATGCGCGCGGTCTGCTCATCAGCGCGATCCGCGACCCGAACCCGGTCATCTTCTTTGAGTACAAGTTCTTGTACCGCTCGTTGCGCGGCCCCGTGCCGGACGGCGAGGATGGTCTCGTGCCACTCGGCAGCGCGGCCATCGTGCGCCGCGGCGCGGATTTGAGCATCATCACCTACGGCGCGATGGTCTCCGAAGCACTGGCCGCGTCCGACACGCTCGCAGCGGAGGACTGGAATGTCGAGGTGCTCGACCTGCGCACACTCAAGCCGCTCGACACCGAGGCCGTACTCGAGAGCGTGCGGCGCACCGGCAAGGCGCTCATCGTGCATGAGGCCAACTTGACCGGCGGCATCGGCGGCGAGGTGGCCGCGCTGATCAGCCAGCACGCCTTCGAAAGCCTCGACGGCCCGATCACACGCCTGGCCGCGCCAGATACGCCCGTGCCCTACACACCGCCGCTGGAGGATGCCTACCGCCCCAACCGGCAGAAGATCGCCGAGGCGGCGCGAGCCCTACTGAAGTACTAA
- a CDS encoding thiamine pyrophosphate-dependent dehydrogenase E1 component subunit alpha, whose product MDPTPEVLRRAHYWMRFARAFDDRCITMYKQGKIAGGYFSQLGHEAISVGASLALGSADIIAPMHRDVGAYFVRGLTPRRVAAQYYGRAAGPSGGRDANMHGLGDLSIGIVGFVSHLPQSLPVAAGIAHAFKLKREPRVAMTFVGDGSASEGLAHETLNWAGVFQLPIVFIVENNQYAYSTPLARQTRVPDLARRADGYGIPGLIVDGNDFFAVFTAASEAVERARAGGGPTLIECKTMRMRGHAIHDNMAYVPPELIAEWQARDPIIRFEEQMRARGQLDEGALEEMIGQIETDIDDALAFADQAPYPDPATLRFGVYADSAGGGVA is encoded by the coding sequence ATGGATCCCACACCTGAAGTTCTGCGCCGAGCGCACTACTGGATGCGCTTCGCGCGCGCCTTCGACGACCGCTGCATCACCATGTACAAACAGGGTAAGATCGCGGGCGGCTATTTCTCGCAACTCGGCCACGAGGCGATCAGCGTCGGCGCATCGCTGGCGCTTGGCTCCGCCGATATCATCGCACCGATGCACCGCGATGTCGGCGCGTACTTCGTGCGCGGTCTGACGCCCCGCCGGGTTGCCGCGCAGTACTACGGCCGCGCCGCCGGCCCGAGCGGCGGACGCGACGCGAACATGCACGGCCTCGGCGATCTGTCGATCGGCATCGTCGGCTTTGTGAGCCACCTACCGCAATCGCTGCCGGTCGCGGCCGGCATCGCGCATGCCTTCAAGCTCAAGCGCGAGCCGCGCGTCGCGATGACATTCGTCGGCGACGGCAGCGCGAGCGAAGGGCTGGCGCACGAGACGTTAAACTGGGCGGGCGTCTTCCAACTGCCGATCGTGTTCATCGTCGAGAACAACCAGTACGCCTACTCAACGCCGCTGGCGCGGCAGACGCGCGTGCCCGACCTCGCGCGGCGAGCGGACGGGTACGGCATCCCCGGCCTGATCGTGGACGGCAACGACTTCTTCGCCGTGTTCACCGCCGCCAGCGAGGCGGTCGAGCGCGCCCGCGCCGGCGGCGGCCCGACGCTGATCGAGTGCAAGACGATGCGTATGCGCGGGCACGCGATCCACGACAATATGGCGTACGTGCCGCCGGAGTTGATCGCCGAATGGCAGGCGCGCGACCCCATCATTCGCTTCGAGGAGCAGATGCGCGCGCGCGGACAGCTTGACGAGGGCGCGCTGGAGGAGATGATCGGCCAGATCGAAACCGATATTGACGACGCGCTCGCCTTCGCCGACCAGGCGCCCTACCCGGACCCGGCCACGCTGCGTTTTGGCGTTTACGCCGACAGCGCCGGCGGAGGCGTGGCATGA
- a CDS encoding phosphoribosylanthranilate isomerase: MKVQIYSLKAPDDARLCAEEGANFIGVATGNRGRLPSELSFADCRAIFDALPPAANVMRNAMTLAADVAEVAETVQAVKPDVLHLSGDIEELTPALVGEIRRAISPVKVLLAIPVTGSEAVALALAFQPASDMYILDTKVSSVLGVGATGVVHDWRVSAEIVRRVNVPVILAGGLSPQNIAEAIRVVRPWGVDSFTHTNIPGSKRKDRERVRAFAAAANAAW; encoded by the coding sequence ATGAAAGTGCAGATTTATAGCCTCAAAGCGCCGGACGATGCGCGGTTGTGCGCCGAGGAAGGCGCGAACTTCATTGGGGTGGCGACCGGCAATCGCGGCCGCCTGCCGTCGGAGTTGAGCTTCGCCGACTGTCGGGCGATCTTTGACGCGCTGCCGCCTGCCGCCAATGTGATGCGCAACGCCATGACGCTGGCCGCCGATGTGGCCGAGGTCGCTGAGACCGTGCAGGCCGTCAAACCGGACGTGCTGCACCTGTCCGGCGATATCGAAGAGCTGACGCCCGCATTGGTCGGCGAAATCCGCCGGGCGATTTCGCCGGTCAAGGTGCTGCTGGCGATACCCGTCACTGGCTCGGAGGCGGTCGCGCTGGCGCTGGCCTTTCAACCGGCCAGCGACATGTACATCCTCGATACCAAGGTTTCCAGTGTGCTGGGCGTCGGCGCGACGGGCGTCGTGCACGACTGGCGCGTTAGCGCGGAGATTGTGCGCCGGGTCAACGTGCCGGTTATCCTCGCGGGCGGGCTGAGTCCGCAGAACATCGCCGAGGCGATCCGGGTGGTCCGGCCGTGGGGCGTCGACTCGTTCACGCACACCAACATCCCCGGCAGCAAGCGTAAAGATCGCGAGCGCGTTCGCGCGTTTGCCGCCGCCGCCAACGCCGCCTGGTGA
- a CDS encoding sugar kinase, which produces MGKPVLLVGDANADLIVQLPPQPGNRGPVTPPELRLGGTVANTAVALSALGVPAQFAGALGDDGYGRFVSHALTTRGVDASRVVFTGEAFTTVVLVIVERTGERTLFGWPRRGGAHGRLPASALDAALVGSAAWLHSTGMCFTEPQTRETIIGAMTQARAAGVPVSLDLNLRIGFRDGQFEDGFLDALERAVAQSDYVLGSAVDEIAYLRTGADDVARARALAGERRTVISRRGAEGATAVSANDVWHASPPAVRVLNSVGAGDAFDAGFIAALVEGQSLSDALRWGNAAAALKISSAEGMPPTRAELLALLASGTAEARA; this is translated from the coding sequence ATGGGTAAGCCGGTGCTGTTGGTCGGTGACGCCAATGCCGACCTGATCGTGCAGCTTCCGCCCCAACCCGGCAATCGCGGCCCCGTGACGCCGCCGGAACTGCGCCTGGGCGGCACCGTCGCGAACACCGCGGTCGCGCTGTCCGCGCTGGGGGTGCCCGCGCAGTTCGCGGGCGCATTGGGCGATGACGGCTACGGGCGTTTCGTATCGCACGCCCTGACAACGCGCGGCGTGGATGCCTCGCGGGTCGTGTTCACAGGCGAGGCGTTTACGACCGTAGTCCTGGTCATTGTTGAGCGCACCGGTGAGCGCACGCTGTTCGGCTGGCCGCGCCGCGGCGGCGCGCATGGGCGCTTGCCTGCGAGTGCGCTCGATGCGGCACTGGTCGGCAGCGCGGCCTGGCTGCACTCGACCGGTATGTGCTTCACTGAGCCGCAGACGCGCGAAACGATCATTGGCGCGATGACGCAGGCCCGCGCGGCCGGCGTGCCCGTCTCGCTTGACTTGAACCTGCGGATCGGATTCCGGGATGGCCAGTTTGAGGACGGCTTCCTCGACGCGTTGGAGCGCGCTGTTGCGCAATCCGATTATGTGCTCGGCTCGGCGGTCGACGAGATCGCGTACCTGCGTACCGGCGCGGATGATGTAGCGCGCGCACGGGCACTGGCTGGTGAACGGCGCACGGTCATCTCGCGGCGCGGCGCGGAGGGCGCGACGGCGGTCTCGGCCAACGACGTGTGGCATGCGTCGCCGCCGGCCGTGCGGGTACTCAACAGCGTTGGGGCGGGCGACGCGTTCGATGCCGGATTCATCGCCGCGCTGGTCGAGGGTCAATCGCTGTCGGATGCGCTACGCTGGGGCAACGCGGCGGCGGCGCTCAAGATCAGCAGCGCGGAAGGAATGCCCCCGACGCGCGCCGAACTGCTGGCGTTGCTGGCGAGCGGGACTGCGGAGGCGAGGGCATGA
- a CDS encoding dihydrodipicolinate synthase family protein, whose translation MSGDFLKGIYNITPTPFHADGLLDLESLSRLTEFTIGAGVHGMTILGVLGEATKLTEGERDQVIATVIETANARIPICVGTSHAATDGCIAYSKRAEELGAQAVMIEPPRLTRPNNEAVRRHYLSVSGAIELPIVVQDYPPTSGVHMSADFIAGLAAESPACRWLKLEDEPTPRKVGQVLAANPDVRIFGGLGALMFLEELRHGAIGTMTGFAFPEILVDIYNRWAGGDRNGAADVFYRACALIRFESQALINLPLRKEIYRRRGAIAEATVRQPAAVVDAGTLDDLTQLLDWLGMSGRIMRS comes from the coding sequence ATGAGCGGCGACTTTCTCAAAGGCATCTACAACATCACACCGACGCCGTTTCATGCGGATGGCTTGCTCGATCTCGAAAGCCTGAGCCGCCTGACCGAGTTCACGATCGGCGCGGGCGTCCACGGCATGACGATCCTCGGCGTGTTGGGCGAGGCGACCAAACTCACGGAGGGCGAGCGCGACCAGGTGATCGCCACCGTGATCGAGACGGCGAATGCGCGCATTCCGATCTGCGTGGGCACATCGCACGCGGCGACCGACGGCTGCATCGCGTACAGTAAGCGAGCCGAGGAATTGGGTGCGCAGGCGGTCATGATCGAGCCGCCGCGCCTGACGCGGCCCAACAACGAAGCGGTGCGGCGGCATTACCTGAGCGTGTCCGGCGCAATCGAACTGCCGATCGTCGTTCAGGATTACCCGCCGACCAGCGGCGTGCACATGAGCGCCGACTTCATCGCCGGGCTGGCCGCCGAAAGCCCGGCCTGCCGCTGGCTCAAGCTCGAAGACGAGCCGACGCCGCGCAAGGTCGGCCAGGTGCTGGCCGCCAACCCGGATGTGCGGATCTTCGGCGGGCTTGGCGCGCTGATGTTTCTGGAGGAGCTGCGCCACGGCGCGATCGGCACCATGACCGGCTTTGCCTTCCCGGAGATTCTGGTGGACATTTACAACCGCTGGGCGGGCGGCGACCGCAACGGGGCGGCGGACGTATTCTATCGCGCGTGCGCACTAATTCGCTTCGAGAGCCAGGCGTTGATCAACCTGCCGCTGCGCAAAGAGATCTACCGGCGGCGTGGCGCCATCGCCGAGGCGACGGTGCGCCAACCGGCGGCGGTCGTGGACGCCGGGACGTTGGACGACCTCACGCAGTTGCTGGACTGGCTCGGCATGAGCGGCCGGATAATGCGCAGCTAG